A genomic segment from Triticum dicoccoides isolate Atlit2015 ecotype Zavitan chromosome 1A, WEW_v2.0, whole genome shotgun sequence encodes:
- the LOC119288718 gene encoding uncharacterized protein LOC119288718 isoform X4, with translation MSAMASSDLLRPDPAPGLKKRTWGAAAALCSALMRMLYCRTVAAMLAKADDNHSRANKGEHSGKEHLAELQEKDAPNLNFRWWSSD, from the exons ATGAGCGCCATGGCCAGTTCTGACCTCCTCCGTCCAGATCCAGCTCCAG GACTGAAGAAGAGAACATGGGGAGCAGCAGCTGCCCTCTGCTCTGCTCTTATGCGAATGCTCTACTGCAGGACCGTGGCAGCGATGCTCGCCAAAGCGGACGACAACCACTCCCGTGCAAACAAAG GTGAGCATTCAGGAAAAGAACACTTGGCTGAACTTCAGGAAAAAGATGCACCGAATCTTA